A single genomic interval of Candidatus Bipolaricaulis anaerobius harbors:
- a CDS encoding adenylosuccinate synthase, with protein MPAVAVIGAQWGDEAKGKVVHHLCRTARMCVRFNGGANAGHTVEDGRGTARLHLVPSGALHPRCQGVVGHGVALDPWELERELGELEAQRRPAPDLLLSERAHLVLPFHRLREELSGAADRIGTTRRGIGPCYEDRVARRGLRLADLADEKMVLDHLIECAQRAGGGPDPKEVWGELLRFRERFADRIGDAQRAIATALDGGSDVVFEGAQGTLLDLDLGTYPCVTSSTTTVHGIGWGTGVRVNLARVVGVMKAYTTRVGEGPFPTEELGAVGDRLREGGGEYGATTGRPRRCGWLDLVALRHAHRVNGFTELALTKLDVLSGLHEIKVAVAYTIAGQGGAAFPARVEDLARAEPVYEVLPGWGEDIAGARDEEELPSAARGLVRFVEMELGVPVTLIGTGPGEQAMIERGSK; from the coding sequence ATGCCAGCGGTCGCGGTGATCGGGGCGCAGTGGGGGGACGAGGCGAAGGGGAAGGTGGTCCACCACCTGTGCCGGACCGCGCGGATGTGCGTGCGGTTCAACGGGGGGGCCAATGCCGGGCACACGGTGGAGGACGGGCGGGGCACGGCCCGGCTCCACCTCGTCCCATCGGGCGCGCTCCACCCGCGGTGCCAGGGGGTGGTGGGACACGGTGTGGCGCTCGACCCGTGGGAGCTCGAGCGGGAGCTGGGGGAACTGGAGGCTCAACGCCGCCCCGCGCCGGACCTCCTCCTCTCGGAACGGGCCCATCTCGTCCTGCCCTTCCACCGCCTGCGGGAAGAGCTGAGCGGGGCGGCCGATCGCATCGGCACCACCCGCCGCGGGATCGGCCCCTGCTACGAGGATCGGGTCGCCCGGCGAGGCCTGCGGTTGGCTGATCTCGCTGATGAGAAGATGGTGCTGGATCACCTGATAGAGTGCGCACAACGGGCGGGCGGCGGGCCCGACCCCAAGGAGGTCTGGGGCGAACTGCTCCGGTTCCGGGAGCGGTTCGCCGATCGGATCGGGGACGCCCAACGCGCGATCGCGACCGCCCTCGACGGGGGAAGCGACGTCGTGTTCGAGGGAGCGCAGGGCACGCTCCTCGACCTCGACCTCGGGACGTACCCCTGCGTGACTTCCTCCACGACCACCGTCCACGGCATCGGGTGGGGCACGGGGGTCCGCGTGAACTTGGCACGGGTGGTCGGGGTGATGAAGGCCTACACGACCCGCGTCGGAGAGGGACCGTTCCCGACCGAGGAGTTGGGCGCGGTGGGGGACCGGCTGCGGGAGGGGGGAGGAGAGTACGGGGCGACCACGGGCCGCCCCCGCCGCTGCGGTTGGCTCGACCTCGTCGCTCTGCGCCATGCCCACCGCGTGAACGGGTTCACCGAGCTCGCCCTGACCAAGCTGGACGTCCTCTCCGGGCTCCACGAGATCAAGGTCGCTGTGGCCTACACGATCGCGGGACAGGGGGGCGCGGCGTTCCCGGCCCGGGTGGAGGACCTCGCGCGGGCCGAACCGGTGTACGAGGTCCTCCCCGGCTGGGGGGAGGACATCGCGGGGGCACGCGACGAGGAGGAGCTCCCCTCCGCGGCCCGCGGTCTTGTGCGGTTCGTCGAGATGGAGCTCGGCGTTCCGGTGACGCTCATCGGGACCGGTCCCGGTGAGCAGGCGATGATCGAGCGGGGTAGCAAGTGA
- a CDS encoding phospholipase D-like domain-containing protein has translation MKRVAILLSFFTWAAGAVPVVPLATTPDDPQYVRFVTDLVAGAREEVLASLSDIRRYTGDGATEGLLVALADAAARGVRVRVLAERRETDPLFEQRGAAEYLAERGVGVRWDAPEVTLHTKFLVVDRRWVVVGSTHWTMSALTRSVQLDLALESPELGAAFGEFFDLLWEGQLKAIPAHPPPPWPEPAVVPLLDPPQGGLHARYLPDLIRRAERSVRLILYRLGYYPTYSDSPSNRIVEELCAAAARGVVVQVLLEGGEDFADLAHDNRVAAAYLTACGVAVRFDAPGTTLHAKGLIVDGRDVLVTSANGSYSSLVHNVEAGILLLSAPEVGRPLAHWFDVLWDEARPLP, from the coding sequence ATGAAGCGCGTTGCCATTCTGCTCTCCTTCTTCACCTGGGCGGCCGGGGCGGTGCCCGTCGTCCCCCTCGCCACGACCCCCGACGATCCGCAATACGTCCGCTTCGTCACCGATCTCGTCGCGGGCGCGCGGGAGGAGGTCCTGGCTTCCCTGTCCGACATCCGCCGCTACACCGGGGATGGGGCAACGGAAGGCCTCCTGGTGGCCCTCGCCGACGCTGCCGCCCGCGGCGTGCGGGTGCGGGTCCTTGCGGAGCGGCGGGAGACGGATCCTCTGTTCGAACAGAGGGGAGCCGCCGAGTACCTGGCGGAGCGGGGGGTAGGGGTGCGGTGGGACGCGCCGGAGGTGACCCTTCACACGAAGTTCCTCGTTGTGGATCGGCGGTGGGTGGTGGTGGGCTCGACCCACTGGACGATGTCCGCCCTCACGCGGAGCGTTCAGCTCGACCTCGCGCTCGAATCTCCGGAGCTGGGGGCCGCGTTCGGGGAGTTCTTCGACCTCCTCTGGGAGGGGCAGCTTAAGGCGATCCCCGCGCACCCCCCGCCCCCGTGGCCGGAGCCGGCGGTGGTCCCCCTCCTCGACCCTCCTCAGGGCGGGCTCCATGCCCGATACCTCCCGGACCTGATCCGCCGGGCCGAGCGTTCCGTGCGGCTCATCCTCTACCGACTGGGGTACTACCCGACCTATTCCGATAGCCCCTCGAACCGCATCGTGGAGGAGCTCTGTGCCGCTGCGGCCCGGGGGGTCGTGGTGCAGGTCCTTCTGGAGGGGGGGGAGGATTTCGCGGATCTAGCCCACGACAATCGGGTGGCGGCGGCGTACCTCACTGCCTGCGGGGTCGCGGTGCGGTTCGATGCGCCGGGGACGACCCTCCACGCCAAGGGGTTGATCGTGGACGGGCGGGACGTCCTCGTCACCTCGGCCAACGGTTCCTACTCCTCGCTTGTCCACAACGTCGAGGCGGGGATCCTCCTCCTTTCCGCGCCCGAGGTCGGCCGGCCCCTTGCCCACTGGTTCGACGTGCTGTGGGACGAGGCCCGACCCCTGCCCTAG
- the rplM gene encoding 50S ribosomal protein L13, producing the protein MQKTYMAKKGDAGVTFRRDWLVVDATDQPLGRLASKVATILQGKHKPTYTPFFDVGDYVIVINADKVRLTGKKWDQKMYYRHSGYIGHLTATPYRELQRQHPEIPIRVAVRRMLPKNELGRRMLRKLKIYPGPDHPHAAQTPSAFSL; encoded by the coding sequence ATGCAGAAGACGTACATGGCCAAGAAGGGCGATGCCGGGGTGACCTTCCGGCGCGACTGGCTCGTGGTGGATGCCACGGACCAGCCGCTCGGACGGCTCGCCTCCAAGGTAGCGACGATCCTTCAGGGCAAGCACAAACCGACGTACACGCCGTTCTTCGACGTGGGCGACTACGTGATCGTGATCAACGCCGATAAGGTCCGCCTCACGGGAAAGAAGTGGGATCAGAAGATGTACTACCGCCATTCGGGGTACATCGGCCACCTCACGGCCACGCCGTACCGCGAACTCCAGCGCCAGCACCCCGAGATCCCGATCCGGGTTGCGGTACGGAGGATGCTCCCCAAGAACGAGCTCGGGCGGAGGATGCTGCGCAAGCTGAAGATCTACCCGGGGCCCGACCACCCGCACGCGGCCCAGACTCCATCTGCCTTCTCCCTGTAA
- a CDS encoding fumarylacetoacetate hydrolase family protein yields the protein MRIVRFGRGTWGTLDGDEIRVTRGPGGGTTGRTFRLGEVRLLPPARPTKIVCVGRNYREHIREMGHPDEAPAEPGLFLKAPNALAAPGETIPYPPFTHSLHYEGELAVVIGRRMKAVPEREALDYVLGYTCALDLTARDRQKTDLQWVRAKSADGFLPLGPWVETDLDPRALSIRTHVNGELRQHGQTADMIFPVPHLLAYTSAFMTLVPGDVVLTGTPSGVGELHRGDTVEVAVEGIGSLAVRIA from the coding sequence GTGAGGATCGTGCGCTTCGGTCGAGGGACATGGGGGACCCTCGACGGTGATGAGATCCGGGTGACCCGTGGTCCGGGCGGGGGCACCACCGGGCGGACGTTTCGCTTGGGTGAGGTCCGGCTCCTCCCCCCGGCACGGCCGACGAAGATCGTGTGCGTGGGACGTAACTACCGGGAGCACATCCGGGAGATGGGGCACCCGGACGAGGCACCGGCCGAGCCGGGGCTGTTCCTCAAGGCCCCCAATGCCCTCGCTGCCCCCGGGGAGACGATCCCGTACCCCCCGTTCACCCACTCCCTCCACTACGAGGGGGAGCTAGCGGTCGTGATCGGCCGCCGCATGAAGGCCGTCCCCGAGCGGGAGGCCTTGGACTACGTCCTCGGCTACACGTGCGCCCTCGACCTCACAGCGCGCGACCGCCAGAAGACGGATCTACAGTGGGTTCGCGCGAAATCAGCTGACGGGTTCCTCCCGCTGGGGCCGTGGGTCGAGACCGACCTCGATCCCCGGGCGCTCTCCATCCGCACCCATGTGAATGGAGAGCTCCGCCAGCACGGCCAAACCGCGGACATGATCTTCCCTGTGCCCCACCTCCTTGCGTACACAAGCGCGTTCATGACGCTCGTGCCGGGGGACGTGGTGCTGACGGGAACGCCGTCCGGCGTGGGCGAGCTCCACCGGGGGGACACCGTGGAGGTGGCGGTGGAGGGGATCGGTTCCCTCGCCGTGCGCATCGCGTGA
- a CDS encoding Lon protease family protein yields the protein MNRELPPARLRRTCDPRTFSFSTTDDLAPLTDIVGQERAIEALWLGLSLHDPQHRYNIYVSGEPGLGKTSAVSRLLEQVSRTRPVPPDICYVHNFRVPHMPHYLLLPAGRGRELRQDMERCIEFVAHELPRVLESDEFKTRTKKERDRISHERDEEFHELEAKAAQLGFALQRTPLGINTIPLKGDGTPYSQEEYASLPEADRAEIRRRQEELQGLIRDTFQRLAKLDETWQEAQHLLTKQAVEFLVEPRFAQLREKYSGIERVPTFLAEVKADILENVEQFQTANKKPPPMVPIPLPEGGDRFLRYRVNVVVDRSGSEGAPVVVEGNATYTNLFGTIERRVQFGAVTTDFTQIRGGALHRANGGYLVLTATNLLRAALSWDALKIALKAGEIRIEDPAQMLGFASTEGLRPEPIPLDVKVLLVGSPYLYHLLHHYDEDFRKLFGIRADFDTVMPWSDASVQALARFVRMCRDENPAVLPFDPSGVARLVEHAAELASDQAKLVTRFGTLASLVAEASFWAREAGASAVDANHVRQAIAKGKYRHSLLAEKVREWIRRGKLIVNVQGVAVGQVNGLAVLDLGDFAFGKPTRITANVFTAKSGVVDIEREAELGGKLHTKGVMILKGYLAAQFGQREALTLGASLALEQSYSGVEGDSASAAELFALLSALSGVAARQGVAVTGAIDQKGRMQAIGGVNEKVEGHYLVCRELGLTGDQGVILPAANVDELMLPEDVVQAVAAGEFHLWSCATVEEGVEILFGIPAGEVGPDGTYPEGTLYHRVAQRLAEIRASLRAEKEEKSD from the coding sequence ATGAACCGAGAGCTGCCTCCTGCTCGACTCCGCCGCACGTGCGATCCCCGTACCTTCTCGTTCTCCACCACCGATGACCTCGCACCCCTTACGGACATCGTGGGCCAGGAGAGGGCGATCGAGGCCCTGTGGCTGGGGCTCTCGCTCCATGATCCCCAGCACAGGTACAACATCTACGTGTCCGGCGAACCGGGCCTCGGCAAGACCTCCGCCGTCTCCCGCCTCCTGGAACAGGTCTCGCGGACGAGGCCGGTCCCGCCGGACATCTGCTACGTGCACAACTTCCGGGTCCCCCACATGCCCCACTACCTCCTCCTCCCGGCGGGGCGGGGGCGCGAACTGCGCCAGGACATGGAGCGGTGCATCGAGTTCGTGGCCCACGAACTGCCGCGGGTGCTGGAGTCCGACGAGTTCAAGACCCGCACGAAAAAGGAACGGGATAGGATCTCCCATGAGCGGGACGAGGAGTTCCACGAGCTGGAAGCGAAGGCGGCCCAGCTCGGATTCGCCCTCCAGCGTACCCCCCTCGGGATCAACACGATCCCCCTCAAGGGCGACGGGACGCCGTACTCGCAGGAGGAATACGCCTCCCTCCCCGAGGCCGACCGCGCGGAGATCCGCCGCCGGCAGGAGGAGCTGCAGGGCCTGATTCGGGACACGTTCCAGCGCCTGGCGAAGCTCGACGAGACGTGGCAGGAGGCCCAGCACCTCCTCACGAAGCAGGCTGTGGAGTTCCTCGTCGAGCCGCGGTTCGCCCAGCTTCGGGAGAAGTACAGCGGGATCGAACGCGTGCCGACTTTCCTGGCCGAGGTGAAGGCCGACATCCTGGAGAACGTGGAGCAGTTTCAGACTGCGAACAAGAAGCCACCGCCGATGGTGCCGATCCCGCTCCCCGAGGGCGGGGATCGGTTCCTCCGCTACCGGGTGAACGTGGTCGTGGACCGCTCGGGGAGCGAAGGGGCGCCCGTGGTGGTAGAAGGAAACGCCACCTACACGAACCTGTTCGGGACGATCGAGCGTCGGGTCCAGTTCGGGGCCGTGACCACGGACTTCACCCAAATCCGGGGCGGGGCCCTGCACCGGGCGAACGGTGGGTACCTCGTCCTCACCGCCACGAACCTGCTGCGGGCCGCCCTCTCCTGGGACGCGCTCAAGATCGCGCTCAAGGCCGGCGAGATCCGGATCGAGGACCCAGCCCAGATGCTCGGGTTCGCGTCCACGGAGGGACTGCGCCCGGAGCCGATCCCCCTTGATGTCAAGGTCCTCCTCGTGGGATCCCCGTACCTCTACCACCTCCTCCACCACTACGACGAGGATTTCCGGAAACTGTTCGGGATCAGGGCTGACTTCGACACGGTGATGCCGTGGTCGGACGCGTCCGTCCAGGCGCTGGCGCGGTTCGTCCGCATGTGTCGGGATGAAAACCCGGCCGTGCTCCCGTTCGACCCGTCGGGGGTGGCGCGGCTCGTCGAGCACGCGGCCGAACTCGCCTCCGATCAGGCCAAGCTCGTGACCCGGTTCGGGACCCTCGCCTCCCTCGTCGCCGAGGCGAGCTTCTGGGCCCGCGAGGCGGGAGCGAGCGCCGTGGACGCGAACCACGTCCGACAGGCGATCGCCAAGGGGAAGTACCGCCACTCCCTCCTCGCCGAGAAGGTCCGGGAGTGGATCCGGCGGGGGAAACTCATCGTGAACGTGCAAGGGGTAGCGGTGGGGCAGGTGAACGGCCTCGCCGTGCTCGACCTGGGGGACTTCGCGTTTGGAAAGCCGACGCGGATCACGGCGAACGTGTTCACGGCCAAGAGCGGGGTGGTGGACATCGAACGCGAGGCCGAGCTCGGGGGGAAGCTCCACACGAAGGGGGTCATGATCCTCAAGGGCTACCTCGCCGCCCAGTTCGGGCAGCGGGAGGCCCTCACGCTCGGGGCGAGCCTCGCCCTTGAGCAGTCCTACTCCGGGGTCGAGGGCGACTCCGCATCAGCAGCGGAGCTGTTCGCCCTCCTGTCTGCCCTGTCCGGGGTCGCCGCCCGGCAGGGGGTCGCCGTGACGGGAGCCATCGATCAGAAGGGGCGGATGCAGGCGATCGGGGGGGTCAACGAGAAGGTGGAGGGCCACTACCTCGTGTGCCGGGAGCTCGGCCTCACCGGCGACCAAGGGGTGATCCTCCCCGCCGCCAACGTGGACGAGCTGATGCTCCCCGAGGATGTGGTGCAGGCGGTCGCCGCGGGGGAGTTCCACCTCTGGAGCTGCGCCACGGTGGAAGAGGGGGTGGAGATCCTGTTCGGGATCCCGGCAGGCGAGGTTGGTCCCGATGGCACGTACCCGGAGGGCACGCTCTACCACCGCGTGGCGCAGCGGCTGGCGGAGATCCGGGCAAGCCTCCGCGCGGAGAAGGAAGAGAAGAGCGACTAG
- a CDS encoding PKD domain-containing protein, whose product MVRKTSLWFLVSLMVAVPLSAQGYFQVTQGAVKAAIPPLGGAKAAAEFYAYDGGLSRSGNELAETGNLVLFLYREPTTQDLYLFFIVNKADTGAGGNVRLTLTDLPIGADFVVKDDEGFPLFAIFLPELNDEYVLANGEYQILWTWGANSTDGGVFGPLGEEFRITLTPGAFSGVQRIVVKSGNINAPTRLELNTTEPIVIQGMTNQPPVANLVLSPAAPRARQQVTFDASGSVDPDGSIVRYRWDFNGDGVVDLESTEPTVKYAYLTGGSYTIRLTLVDNTGMETTYSMPVFVSLVTVTAVRSISTTTALPGYAFRVQVRIHTDQDLAGAGLDENPPVGWEITPVANGGAIFKRAEVQWVFLEPIKAGTERVIIYDVTVPEVELLASIRLPQQFCITGIFQAKVPDFEFEVAGESCFLVNDCLSVLEAVAHLVPAAMPGEEDRVDLRLSEAITADQLARATELWRTDRPVVKACGERISLHMLKLIAAYSLSCTAIDQPLPTMAPANLQAQRWIITPIPCEGVVIGFYDSAGNVVGNRFTVKVEITTDRDVYGVGLDEDLPIGWRVTPIQNDGFTYKPGVDQWAFTGTLKAGQTKTIIYQVEVPPTVTVETTPPDPCKVLSSETVVGRADSGHPCLEVEVTGASRVDLTDCLNVIVAISRWDVVRDTIDLSLSDKITFPQVQRAIAFWLEGTKVPRTCAPGIVDYETMKTIIALWLTGTPICEVLPGRAPGVCDR is encoded by the coding sequence ATGGTGAGGAAGACCAGCCTATGGTTCTTGGTCTCCCTGATGGTCGCCGTGCCCTTGAGCGCGCAGGGCTACTTCCAGGTGACCCAGGGAGCGGTCAAGGCCGCGATCCCCCCGCTGGGGGGGGCGAAGGCGGCCGCTGAGTTCTATGCCTACGATGGTGGGCTGTCCCGCAGCGGAAACGAGCTCGCGGAGACGGGAAACCTGGTTTTGTTCCTGTACCGGGAGCCAACGACGCAGGACCTGTACCTCTTCTTCATCGTGAACAAGGCCGACACCGGCGCGGGCGGGAACGTGCGGCTCACGCTGACGGATCTCCCCATCGGGGCGGACTTCGTGGTCAAGGATGACGAGGGGTTCCCCCTGTTCGCGATCTTCCTGCCCGAGCTCAACGATGAGTACGTCCTCGCGAACGGCGAGTACCAAATCCTGTGGACGTGGGGGGCGAACAGCACGGATGGGGGCGTGTTCGGCCCGCTCGGAGAGGAGTTCAGGATCACCCTCACCCCCGGCGCGTTCTCCGGGGTGCAGAGGATCGTGGTCAAGTCCGGCAACATCAACGCCCCGACGCGGCTTGAGCTCAACACGACTGAGCCGATCGTGATCCAGGGGATGACAAACCAGCCGCCGGTGGCCAACCTCGTCCTCAGCCCGGCCGCTCCGCGGGCGCGCCAGCAGGTGACATTCGACGCCTCGGGGAGCGTGGATCCCGATGGGTCCATCGTCCGCTACCGCTGGGACTTCAACGGCGACGGCGTGGTGGACCTGGAGAGCACGGAACCGACCGTGAAGTACGCCTACCTCACCGGTGGCTCGTACACCATCCGTTTGACGCTCGTGGACAACACGGGGATGGAGACAACCTACTCGATGCCGGTGTTCGTATCGCTCGTCACCGTGACCGCGGTCCGCTCGATCTCCACCACCACCGCCCTTCCGGGGTACGCGTTTCGGGTTCAGGTACGGATCCACACGGATCAGGACCTGGCGGGGGCGGGGCTGGACGAGAACCCACCGGTGGGTTGGGAGATCACGCCGGTCGCCAACGGCGGCGCGATCTTCAAACGGGCCGAGGTGCAGTGGGTGTTCTTGGAGCCGATCAAGGCGGGCACTGAGCGGGTCATCATCTACGATGTGACCGTGCCGGAGGTCGAACTGCTCGCCTCGATCCGCCTCCCGCAGCAGTTCTGCATCACCGGCATCTTCCAGGCCAAGGTCCCCGACTTCGAGTTCGAGGTCGCCGGCGAGTCGTGCTTCCTTGTCAACGACTGCCTCTCCGTCCTCGAAGCGGTAGCCCACCTCGTCCCGGCCGCGATGCCAGGGGAAGAGGATCGGGTGGACCTCCGGCTGTCGGAAGCGATCACAGCCGACCAACTCGCCCGCGCCACGGAGCTGTGGCGGACCGATCGGCCGGTGGTGAAGGCCTGTGGCGAACGGATCAGCCTGCACATGCTGAAGCTCATCGCCGCGTACTCGCTATCCTGTACGGCGATTGACCAGCCGCTCCCCACGATGGCCCCCGCGAACCTCCAGGCCCAACGGTGGATCATCACCCCCATCCCGTGCGAGGGCGTTGTCATCGGGTTCTACGACTCGGCGGGCAATGTCGTCGGCAACAGGTTCACGGTCAAGGTGGAGATCACGACGGACCGGGACGTGTACGGCGTGGGCCTCGACGAGGACCTCCCCATCGGGTGGCGGGTGACCCCGATCCAGAACGACGGCTTCACCTACAAGCCGGGCGTGGACCAGTGGGCATTCACCGGGACCCTCAAGGCCGGGCAGACGAAGACGATCATCTACCAGGTCGAGGTCCCACCCACGGTGACGGTGGAAACCACTCCGCCGGATCCCTGTAAGGTGCTGTCGTCGGAAACGGTCGTCGGCCGCGCCGACAGCGGTCACCCCTGCCTCGAGGTCGAGGTCACGGGCGCGAGCCGGGTCGACCTCACCGACTGCCTGAACGTGATCGTGGCCATCTCCCGCTGGGATGTGGTTCGGGATACGATCGATCTCTCGCTTTCGGACAAGATCACGTTCCCGCAGGTGCAACGGGCGATCGCGTTCTGGCTCGAAGGGACGAAGGTTCCGCGGACGTGTGCCCCAGGGATCGTGGACTACGAGACGATGAAGACGATCATTGCCCTCTGGCTCACGGGCACCCCGATCTGCGAGGTGCTTCCCGGCCGGGCGCCGGGGGTCTGCGACCGCTAG